In the Anaerostipes caccae L1-92 genome, ATAATAATGATATAAAACCTCCCTGATATTTTCTCCGATTCCGCATGCAATGGCCCTTGCAATTTCTATCCGCTTCGTCTGGTGAGCCTCTGCCTGTTTCATTAAGAGCCTGCCGCTCATATATTGGGGTCTCGGATAAAATGTACCGCTGTATCCCTCATAGTAGTTAAAGAAATGTACAACCACATGATTTTGTGATAAAAAGTCTAAAAGTTTTGAATTCATTGAAACCTCATTAAGGCAATAAATTTCTTTTGTATTTTCAATGGGTATGTAAATATTCTTTCCGTCTTTTCTGAAACACAAGGAATTATCTTTTCGTGTTAATTCTCCCATCGATGTAATATATTTCGTACTTCCCATACCTTCTCCTCCTACTCGATATAACAGTACTCATAGTACGCACATTTTTTGCACTTTGGCTTTCCTAATACTTCAGGAACTTGGTCACTTTCCAGCAATGATCGGATTTGTTCCTCATACAGCCTCAATTCTTCTTCCAATTCCGGAGTCAGTTCTACGACTTTAACTTTCTTGTCTTTTTTGTTTTTCTCTGCAAATTCAAGTTTTCCTTTTCTGATAATTCCGTTTCTCTTCAGCACTTTTAAATAATATAAAATCTGCCACCTTGCCGCTTCCGGGTCCGCATCAGACTTTTTGATCTCTGTCAGATATTCCTTCGTCAAACGGTCCAGCTTAATATTTTCAAGCGCCAGTTCTGTATTTTTTCCCTGCTCTGCTTTCTGCTCATGAATCGCCTTTCCGATCTTAACCTCCTCGCTGTTATCCTCTAGGTTCATTCGATTTCCAAACAAGTAGCACTGCCGTTTACAGTGAAAATAATAATTGATTAACGTACCATTGATCTCCATATGATTCCTCCATCCTACAAAAAATCTGGTGTCCCGTCCTTTCCTTCCAACAGTATTTTATTGAGCCTTCCATTCTGGAAATATTTCTCTCCATCCTCGATCATATAAAGCTCTCCGATTTTGTCACTATACATTAGGACTGTTCTCTGGATGGTATAAGTAAAGTAATTCATCTTACTCCTGACTTCTGAAAGTTTATATTTTTTCTCGGAATAATCCATTTTCTGATCCATCAAAAGTTTTTTGTACTTGTTCCAGATCTCCTTTCCGTCAACCACAGTCCCATCTTCCTCCTCCACCTTCCGGCAAAGATAAACCGACATACTCCACATGTCATCCTGGATCAGCTGCATTCTTTTTTCGATTTCAGGATGATCTAACAGCCCAAGTTTTGTCGCAAAGAAAGCTTCAATTCCGTGATCTCCCGTACTTTCCATGAATGTTTGTTTCAACACCTCTAAAACAGACTTGTAATATTTCTGAAAATCCTTTTCTGAAAGAATCGTTCTCATCTCTTCATTGGCCAAAGTATACTCCAGATTCTCAATTCTGGCATCTCCATCCCGGTAGATATGCCGAGGATCATCCATTTCAAAGAAGTATACGACTGCACCTTTCTTTTTGCAGGACCTGTTGATTCTCCCCATAAACTGTTCCTCACTGTCCAGCTTGGACCAGTTTTTATATCCAATATCCATGTCAATATCCGCGCCGGCCTCGATCACCTGGGTTGACACCAAAATCATGCCCTGCTTTCCTGCAGTATCAATCTTTTTCAGCACCTGCTTTCTCTCCAGAATACTCTGATCTCCTGTGAGCAGTTCCGTCGGAAGTTCCAGCCGTCCATCCTCCTGAAGCATTTGAAAAAATGTATACGCAGATTCTTTTTTTATGAATTCTACCAGGATCTTTTTCTTAAGATTCTGCTGCTTTAAAACATGGTCCAGCAGATCTTCCATGGTAAATTCTTTCTTCATAAGACTGTAATCTGCATGTACTCTGTTTTTAAAAACCGGATGGGAATAGAATTTTTCTCTGTTCCTGATCAGAGGCACGGCATTTTCAAGTCCCGGAGATAACACATCCAGGTTGGGCAGTGTAGCGGACATTATAATAATTTTCATATTAAGAAATGAGGCGAATTCTTTTAAAAACAAAATAATCTCTGTCCAGATACTGTTTCGGTAACTCTGGATTTCATCTAATACAAGAACGCTGTTTGCCAGCTGATGAAATCCAAAGGTACTTTCTTTTCTTCTTCCAAACATCGTGTCAAACAGACTGACATGAGTCGTCAAGATCATCGGATAATTTAAAAACTGGCGGTTCAGCAGTGCTTCCTGATAATATTGAAGCTCATCGGTTTTTCGTTTGGCCCGGTCCATTGGAATCGGCTTCATGGAGTTTACCACTGCGATGTCCTCCATAACCTTTGATCCCCCAAATATTTTTTCCATGGACTCAAGATTTTGTTCAATCAAAGTATTAAATGGATACACATAAAATATCTTTCCGATACCAGGGTTCTGTTTCATAAGCTGAAAGCTTAAGTTGACAGCCAAATTCGACTTCCCGCTTCCGGTCGGCGCTTCAACGAAAAAAACGTTCTGATCCATATGTTTTTTTAATTCCTGCTCAGCATCCAAAAAAAGCTCCGTCCGCATTATATTCATATTCTCTTCTTTCCGCAGATCCTTTTCTTTCAAATACTTTTCCTGCTCGTATTTACGGATTCCGTGATAAAGTTCTGTCCCATAATATTGTCTGCAGAACTCATCCATATGCTCCATTCCGCCAAAATGTCTGATCTGCACTCCACTCATATATTCTGATGCAGCATAATGGTCACTGGCGACCAGCAGAGAATAAGCCAGCCGTTCATACGCGTAAAAAAGAATCTGCCTGGTCCGGCTTTTTCGATCGCGCGCTGCTTTTTTTAAATTTCTTGCGGCTTTTCCAAGTCTTTGTCTTTTAAGCGAACACTGAAACGGCTTTTTATAAAAATTAAGATGGTCTTGATCTTCCAGCATTTCAATCAAATGATAGATATCTTCATCTTCAAAACTTTTAAGATATTTTTCAAATGTGTCTAGATCGCTGTGGTGTTTTGCTATCAAATAAGAATTCAGAAATAAGAACTCTTTCAGCTGCTTCTTATCATTCTTGTCAAGCTCCCATACTTTCCCCATAAAATATTCAAAGTAAAGAGCAGCCGAAATTAAAGAGTGATGGCTATTAGAAAAAATCTTTTTAGCCTCCGGCATTTCATGACCCATCTTTTCCTTCTGAAAATAAGGATTTACTTTTCCGAAATCATGAAAGGTCACAATACCAAACATCATGCTCCTGAAAAGATTCTTTGCTTCCCAGCTGAGCTGATCAAAGTATTTTTCTTCAAACACCTCCATACAGTGTCCCAGATTCTTTTCCTCAAAAATCTTCAGAAAATAAGCTTCTGCCAGGTTGGTGTGCTCTTTTAATGTTTCTTTTTTCCTGTCGTCTTTCTTTGGCTTGTGAGCAAAATACCGCTCCGGTTGTTTGATCAGATCCTCTATTTTTACAACGTCTTTATCAAAATACATATCTGTTCCCCCCTATAATGTAAAAATCCGCCGGAAAGAATCCTGCATATAGGCAGAATTCTCTCCGACGGCATTTTAATAAAATACAATGATATTTTTCCCTGCCCGGTATAAGGGCAGTTCACACTCTTTTACATATTGGTTCGTATAGACAAACGGCTCTGTGACATAAAGATTTGTGAAAGGGTTCAATGCATATGGCAGTCCTTCCTCATACTTATAGAAATCCTCTTCCTCATCGTCATCTTCATCCAAATATGCAAATGTAACTTTTCCTTTTGGCAGCAGACAATCCAGCTGTCTGCCTTCCGGCGAAACTTCCTCTGCCTCTATGATATCAGGATTTAAAAGATCCGCAGGGTGATCATTCTTCCCAAGATAAGGAGAATAAACACAGCACCTGTCCATTAAAGCTTCAGAAAGTTTACGGCTCTCCTCACCATCCAGAAGAATAAAAATATCCCACTCCGGTGATTCCAGCCATTGCTCTTTTATGATCAGATTGCCGCCCTGCTCTCTGGAAGCATACCCGACGGAATTATTAAAGTATTGGATTTTTTTCGGAATCCAGCCTTTCTCATTCTTTGGCACAATGGAAAATCTGCAGTCTTTGAGACGTTCATAAAACTCCGGGAAACCTGGTCCTTCCGCAGAATCCTTTTTCCGCTTTTCTGTTTTTATGGATTCATAGCCTGAATAGCCAAGTATGGCTCCAAAGATTCCGAGAAGAACAACTTTATGAATCTGGCCATAAGTAAAATAGTAATAACTGTTCACATCCGGCTTTTTGAAAAAAGCAGTCCTTCCTTTCAGAGTAACCTTGCATACTTCCATTGGCTACACCTCTTTTTGTGTAATAATATTATAGTATTTTGCTCCCTTGATTTCACATTCTAATTTGGTTGTATATGGATTATAGTAAATTTCTACACTCTTGATTTTGTCAGCAAGTGCATCTAAAAATTCTGTATCTTTAAATGCAATCACATTTTTGTCTTCACCCTTTGTGAAGGTGATGTATTCAGAAAGATTTGGTAAATATAAATCCGGCTCTGTCTCCACAAACAGAGCAAACTCATTTTCGCAGCCTTCTTTTGCGTTGGTGGCAAAAGCAGTTGCTGAAACTAACGCTGTGCGCTTGAAATTCTCATAGTCTTCTTCTGTGTATCCGTCAGTCACACCCAGCTGTACAAACTCTTTATATGCCAGAGGATTCACCACAAACGGATAGAAATAATGAGCCTCATTGCTGACGATTTTTGTTCCGAGTGTAGAGTTTTTCGCTTCTTCCTTCTTATCATCTTTTGATCCGTCCCTGAAAGGAGACAAGATCTGCTGTTCCTCCGGGCTTGTCCCCTCATATTTATTGAATCCCTGCCCAAACTGAACGGCTCCAGTGATGGATATATTGTTTTTTTCTTCGGCAAATGTTGCTCCAAAGTTTTTTACATCTACTGCCTGAAACAAATTTTCGATTACTTCCTTCGTGTCATTACATTTTTTCAGATCTTCTATGTCATATAAATGTTCGTAACGCTCTTTCAGGGAATTTGGAACCAATGTCACTTCGCCCTTTTTCCCCTCGGAAAATTTCATAGATTTGATATAAAGAACCTTTTTTCCTTCATTGTCCCACATTTTTTTCATTGGATATTTCAGTGCCTTATCACTGCCAAAGGTTGTTCCGTCCTGCGTAGTTTTGGGATACCCGGTAAAATCCGCATTCCAGTTGGCCATGATTGAAGAAATCCCCAAAACCCCATATACTCTTTTATCCATTTACTTATCCTCCTTTGGTACATAAATCAAACTGCTGTGTAAATACCCTGCGATCATCAAATCCTTCTCAATATCCCCTTTCAGCTCATATTCTGTTATCATGCAGTAAAGGTTATTAAAACGTCTGCTTGATACTCCAATATCATAATTATATTTCAAGAAAAACTGTACCAGTTTCTTTTTTAAGACTGCATCTGTTTTTGCATTTATAAACGGATTTGCCAATGCATGTGTCTTCTTTTTTCCTTTATTTAATGAAATATAATACTGCACCAGCTGTCCGACTGCAAAGAAATATTCATCAGCTGACTGTATCTCCGGTGTTTCCTCTGCATCCAGTTTTGCCTTTAGATCGGTCACTATCTGATTTATTTTATTCTCCATCGTATTTTCTCCTTTATCCGAAAAATATTCCAACAGTGAGTGGCGCAAATTAAAGCAGTCCATGGCCTTAAAAATGTAACCTTCTTTCAACGCTCCCAATACTAAATCTAAAGATACGTTTCCCAGAACTTTTGCTGCCTGCACCTCTTCATCTTTGTACAGCCAGTCAAAAACAGCTTCTCTGGAAATGATGAGATTCCGCTTGATATATCCATCGTTCATTCCCAGTTTATCCTGCGGAGTAAAATAATTGCCCTTAAGAAATTTAGAAAAGAAAACTGCGTCCAGCAGACTCTGTATCTTCTCTTTCGTATAATAAGCGCCATATTCCGTTCCTTCTTTATGCTCTTTCGGAGTATAGGAAAGGGCATTTCGATATACGAATGGTTTTTTCACAGAAGGATGATAACATGGAACAATATCGCTGCTGTGGATTTCTACTTCTTTTCCTTTTTGAATCCGAAGATAATATCCCTTAAAGTCACGGTCAATGATTTCATTGTTTTTGAACGCACATATCGTCCTTTCATCCGTATCTATATATACATTGGATTTACCCGCCATGGCATAGTTCATCAGATGATCAAAAAACTGTTTCTGAAGAAGGACTTCTTCTTTGTTCAGCAGAAACGGCACCTCAATTTTCTTCGTTCGGCTGGACAGAAAAGGTTTTTTTGCGTTCATTCCGAGATTGTTATTCGGCAGTCCGTATACTTCGCCTTCCACCTCCAGATTATAATCATTGCTGTTATAAATATTCGGCACCAGATATCTGTCATTTTCCCGTTGATACTGCTCCATCGGCGCTTCAAAAAATATTTTCAGATAATCTTTTTTGGATAGATCCACATCCAGATGAAAGATATTCTCTTTTATCCACATGCGGATCTTTTCTGCGATATCCTTTGGAACACATCCGATTTCTTCTTCCAGCATTTGATAAATCTTTAATGTCTGTCCCTTATATTTAAGCTCCGGATAAATGACTGCATCGAAGTAACGGTCAATAGCTTCCGTGTTCAGTTTTCCATTTTGAAAACTCTCTTTCTTTACAAAAAATGAAAGATAACTATTGGAATGAATGATCTTTTTATTGTCCTGCGGTTTATTCATATCGATCAGCCTGCTGTAATAGTCATACTGGCAGATTTGAGTGAAATAACGGTTGGTGCGGTTTATCTGGCCGCTTTTTTTATCCAGCTCAAGCTCCACAGGCTCACATAAGCTTCCGTCCTCCTTCACAATCAGATAGGTTCCGTTGGCCGGTATGTAAGAGTCGAACAGCAGATTTCTGTTTTGCTGTAATTGTTCCCTGAATATTTCCGTACACTCTCTAAGCAAAATGCCACCTCCTACATCCACCTGTAATTTACAAAACCAGCCCCCCGCGCATTGATTTCTCCCAGTCCTGTTCCCAGCGTCATATAGCTTAATTCCTGTGACAATTCATTATCTGCTACCTTTAACGCGATTTTATCTCCTAAAAGTTTTATTTTCTTATAGGATACAGTGATCGGCGTTCTGTTTTTGACCTCGATCATACGAATGAATTCAAAATCTTCATTGATCTTTGTATCACAGAACGCATTATATTTTTTAACAAGGTTTACAGTCAGTCTTTTCTCATATTCCTGTAAAGAAAAAACACCCCTCCAGTAGCGTTCTGCTTTCACAATCACCGGAGAGATAGAATAAATCGTATCAATAATTTTATTTTCTTTGGGGATAATTTTGATTTCGCAGGTTAATGCCTGCATCTCATCGGATCGCTCATGAATTAATTTTTCGGAAAATACTTTTGCAAGCTGTGGATCAATGGTGCGGATTGTTATGACATACACCTTATCCTTTTTATAAATTTTGTCCTTTTCCAATGGATATGGATTTCCGAAAGAATAATTCTTAAATTGATTCGTCTCATGAAATTTCAGAAGTGCTTCGTCTCTGCTCAGACAAATGTCAATTAGTGCGGCTGTCTTCTTTTGAACTGCTTCTACCGGTATATCTTCTAACAGATATACTTTTAGCCGAATTTCAAAAACTTTCAAATCCACTGCCCCACCCCTTTCTTTTGTATGCACCCTCGTATCGTATACATGCTGATAGTACCTATCGTAACGATTGCCCTGGAGGGAATGATTCATTAGTAGCTTTTATACACAAACCACTCTATTGTTCTATTTTACTATATTTTTCAAAATAATACAACATTTCATAGTACTTTCAAACAATTCAAATTAAGATAAGCAATCTATTATTCATTTTATTTTTATTTATCTGTGGACGTCCTTTGACAAAAGAGGAGGTAAGTGTATTTCAATACAACTCTTGTTTTTGTTTATCGGAATCAAGTATTATTGGAGGTGTAGTAATTCATCAATTTCAATACAACTCTTGTTTTTGTGTATCGGTGCCGCAATTTATGTGCACGACCGAAATTCATGTGATTTCAATACAACTCTTGTTTTTGTTTATCAGGGAGAATGTACTGGCTGGGGGCGTTTGATAATAAATTTCAATACAACTCTTGTTTTTGTTTATCTTTACAAGATCTTTTGCAAGATCTTCTAAAAACCCATTTCAATACAACTCTTGTTTTTGTTTATCGTGATCGCTGGATAGTTATCACTGCAGACTAGTGTAATTTCAATACAACTCTTGTTTTTATTTATCAGGGCGTATCATGACAGAATGGAATGGAAAAGCAGTATTTCAATACAACTCTTGTTTTTATTTATCCAACGTATTTAAGCCATTCTTCAATTTCCATTATATCTCTAAACCTAGATATATTCAACGTTTTCCAGCTTTTTTCCCAACCGGCCGTCCATTTTCAAAACTAATCCTAAAAATCCTCTGCAACCCCTGTAAAATCAACGTTTTGGACCACTTTTTAAATTTAGCCGGTTGGGAAAACATCGTTATTTTCGGTCAAAATATGGCGCTTTTCCCGCCGCAGCCAATGGAATTCCAAGGATTATCTTCACTTCCGGTCCCAGCATCCCCAAGGATAGTGCTCCTTTTCCAACAGAAAACATGATCCGGTTGTCCACATGGTTTAAGGATGCCACACTAACTGCCGATCCCAGTGCGATTCCCAGATCCACCGGATCAAATACACAGACGCTTTGGTTCTCCCTGCAGCCCTGGCAGTTTGTCTGATTACACCAACCACAGCACTCATTCAGCCCTCTTTGCTGATAAGTCACCCCAATCAAAACCACCGCCTGGCTTTTGCGGAGATTATCTGCATCTCTCACATAGAAATCCTGACCTTGTTCTTTTCCAAGACGCTCTGTCTCATCGGCAAGATTCTTCAGATCCTTCCCTGTCACTACCGCAGTGTGGATAAAATCCAGTCCTCTTGCTTTCGGTGCGGTTCTGGCAGCCGTACACATCTGTCTGGCTGTCTGAAGCACACCTTCCATTTCCAGTTCTTTTTCTTCATAAATCATCTCATCAACCTCCTGACTGATTAAACTATGACATTTTCCACATGATTTCCGTTCGGCTCTTAGAATGCATCACTCCAATCATGTGGAAAATGGACGTAATGTCTGTTGGAGAAGGGCCTCTGTCAAAAAAGGTGCCACTTTTCGAAAGTTATTTACCGCTATTGGAGGAGCGCATTTCAAAAGCGCGACGGAAATAGTGGTGAATAACTCATTCTTTTATAGCCCATCTCATCTTTGTCGACCGTGCCCGGCTGTTCATCCTGCATTCTTCTGCCGACGGACGGATCACATCGGTTGATATCTCCTGATAGACACCCTCCCGCAGCAGACGCTTAAACGATTTTTTAACCAGCCTGTCTTCCCCGGAGTGAAAGGTCAAGATGGCTGCCCGGCCGCCTTTTGCCAGTACATTGGGCAGTTTTTCTAAAAATTCATACAGGACTTCAAACTCACTGTTTACGTCAATGCGCAAAGCCTGGAATGTTCTCTGGCACGTTTTCTTCACAGCTTCCTTCTTCTCATGCTCCGGCAGAAATTCCAGAGCCTCTTCGATCACTTCCCGGAGTTTTGTAGTCGTATCGATGGCTGTTCCCTTTTTTATCTTAGAGACAACGGCACGGGCGATCACGTCAGCATGAGGCTCATCAGAATTTTCCATCAGCATCCCCTGTAACTCCTGTCTTGTGATGGTTCTGAGCCTTTCCGCGGCAGAGACTCCTTTTTCGGGGTTTAGGCGCAGATCCAGCGGCCCCTCTGTCTTATAAGAAAACCCTCTGTCCGGATTGTCAATCTGCATGGATGAGACCCCTAAATCTGCCAGAACAAAGTCAAACGGTCCTGCTTCTTCCGCTATTTTGTCGATATCCGCAAAATTCATCTGCCGGATCGTTAAAATTTCCGGCCCATATCCGAGCTTTTCAAGACGTTTTCTTGTTTTCTCAAGTTCTATGGCATCCACATCCAGAGCATACAAATGTCCTTTTGAGTCAAGACATTTCAACATCTCCTGCGTATGACCTCCATATCCCAGAGTCGCATCCAGACCGGTCTGTCCCGGTTTAATCTGAAGGAACTCAAGGATTTCTTTTACGCAGATAGAAATATGCATGCCGGCAGGCGTACTGCCTTTTTGAATGACTTTTGCAACCGTATCCGGATATTGGTCCGGATGAAGTTCCTTATACTTTTCTTTATAATTTCTGGGATGGGTCCCGCTGTACCGGATACGTCTCTTGTGCTTTTGTTTTTCTTCCTGATTATCCATGATTACCTCTTTCTCTTTTTGCTTCCTATTCTTTTCTAATGTTATCATATTTCTTAAATCTAGGAAACACACATCAGAAGTGACTCTGGTTATATTTTTATCACACCGGCATATAGTAAAAGAAAAAGGATTTTTTAAATGGCAGACAAAGGAAACTTAAAAATTCAAGTAAACTCTACCATTGGATATGTTCCGGTGCGGAATGCTACTATATCTATCTCCTATACCGGAGAATCCGATCAGGTTCTCGAGGAAGTAACCACTGATCAGAACGGACAGACCGAAGAGGTAGCACTTGATGCTCCGCCGGTGGAATACAGCCTTTCCCCGAGTGAAAATCAGCCATACTCAGAATATAATCTGCATGTGACGGCGCCCGACTATGAGCCGGTAACGATCTCGGGAGCTCAGATTCTGGCAGATACAAATGGTCTCCAAAATGTTTCCATGGTTCCCCTGGAAACTGCATCTACAACACTCGATAATATAGTTATAGGCCCTCATACTCTCTGGGGGGATTATCCTCCTAAAATTGCAGAAGATGAGATCAAGCCAGTCAATGAATCCGGTGAGATCGTACTTAGCCGGGTAGTGATTCCCGAATTCGTCATTGTCCACGACGGAGCTATTACTGACCAGACTGCCCAAAACTATTATGTGCGCTATAAAGACTACATTAAGAATGTGGCTGCCTGTGAAGTTTACTCAACATGGCCTCGTTCGACCCTGGAAGCCAACATTTTGGCAATCATGTCCTTTACTCTCAACAGAGTTTACACTGAGTGGTACAGAAACAAAGGACACGACTTTACGATTACTTCCTCCACTGCATATGATCATAAGTGGATCAATGGAAAGACAACATATGATTCCATCAATACGATTGTAGATGAAATCTTTGCCAGCTATCTGTCCCGGCCGAACGTACGCCAGCCGATCCTGACACAATACTGTGACGGCAAACGGGTAAGCTGTCCGGAGTGGATGACACAGTGGGGATCTAAATATCTGGGAGATCAGGGATATACTCCTATCGAAATCCTCAGATATTACTATGGAGAAAGTATGTATATCAATACCGCGGAGCAGATTTCAGGCATTCCTTCCTCCTGGCCGGGTTATGATCTGACCATAGGCTCCACCGGTGATAAAGTCCGTCAGATGCAGGAACAATTAAACCGGATTGCGAAGGACTATCCTTCTATCCCTACGATACCGGTGGACGGCACATACGGACAGCAGACGGCCGATGCGGTAAGAGTATTCCAAAATGTATTCGGCCTTGGGCAGACCGGAGTCGTAGATTATCCGACCTGGTATAAAATCAGCGAGATTTATGTGGCTGTAAGCCGGATTGCGGAACTTAACCCTTGAGTTTTTTCTCACTATTTCCGTCACGCTTTAAAATGCGTTCCTCCAATAGTGATAAAAAACAATCGCTGGCTGGCTCCTTTTGTTCAAAGGACACTTATCCGGCAAAAATAACATCCATTCATAAAGGCGGTGGATTTTTATTTCCCACCGTCTTTTCCTTTGTATATCTGCAGTTCTAAGAAGTATCTGTCTTTTGGCTGTTTTCCGAAATAAAAGTCTGTTTCTACTATTAATAGATCTTCTGGCTGGTTTTTTGTCTCTGCCTTTTCATCGATTCTGGTGTCCTCAGATACGCTGCACTCATAAGTTCCCTCCGGCAGACTGAAAATCCCGGGATCTTTTACATCTGTCTGCTGTATCTCCAGGAAGATATAAGATTTGGCTTCTCCCCCTTTTCTATGATGTATGATACCCTGCTGATAAAAAACCGTCAGCTCCAACTTTTGGGACAGCGAATATAATTTTGTCACTTCACTCATATACGCTTTATCATCCGTGGACGGGTGATTCCAAGGCAGCGCTATGACCATTCTCTCCCCAATATATTTGCTGTAACTGTCACTGCCCTTATTCCGTATTTCCTCGGCTCCCCTGATCCGCCGTTCCAGCCCGTCTATCTGGAACAGTGTGTCCTGTATCCTTTTGGCTTTTTCCTCTGCTTTTTTCCTTCCGTCTTTCAGCAGTCCTTTCATATCTAAATGACCCTCTTCATCCATATACTCCTGCATCTGTTTCAATGGAATGTCCAGCCCAAGGCACAGCAGGATCATATCAAGCATGAGCATCTGCTCAATTGAATAATATCGGTAACCGGTATCGGGATTTATATATGCAGGCTTTAGTATACCGAGGCGGTCATAATATCTCAGAGATTTAATGCCGACTCCTTTCATCTTGGAGACTTCCCCGATTGTCAAATATTCTTTCATTT is a window encoding:
- the rsmH gene encoding 16S rRNA (cytosine(1402)-N(4))-methyltransferase RsmH, with product MDNQEEKQKHKRRIRYSGTHPRNYKEKYKELHPDQYPDTVAKVIQKGSTPAGMHISICVKEILEFLQIKPGQTGLDATLGYGGHTQEMLKCLDSKGHLYALDVDAIELEKTRKRLEKLGYGPEILTIRQMNFADIDKIAEEAGPFDFVLADLGVSSMQIDNPDRGFSYKTEGPLDLRLNPEKGVSAAERLRTITRQELQGMLMENSDEPHADVIARAVVSKIKKGTAIDTTTKLREVIEEALEFLPEHEKKEAVKKTCQRTFQALRIDVNSEFEVLYEFLEKLPNVLAKGGRAAILTFHSGEDRLVKKSFKRLLREGVYQEISTDVIRPSAEECRMNSRARSTKMRWAIKE
- a CDS encoding peptidoglycan-binding domain-containing protein, giving the protein MADKGNLKIQVNSTIGYVPVRNATISISYTGESDQVLEEVTTDQNGQTEEVALDAPPVEYSLSPSENQPYSEYNLHVTAPDYEPVTISGAQILADTNGLQNVSMVPLETASTTLDNIVIGPHTLWGDYPPKIAEDEIKPVNESGEIVLSRVVIPEFVIVHDGAITDQTAQNYYVRYKDYIKNVAACEVYSTWPRSTLEANILAIMSFTLNRVYTEWYRNKGHDFTITSSTAYDHKWINGKTTYDSINTIVDEIFASYLSRPNVRQPILTQYCDGKRVSCPEWMTQWGSKYLGDQGYTPIEILRYYYGESMYINTAEQISGIPSSWPGYDLTIGSTGDKVRQMQEQLNRIAKDYPSIPTIPVDGTYGQQTADAVRVFQNVFGLGQTGVVDYPTWYKISEIYVAVSRIAELNP
- a CDS encoding MerR family transcriptional regulator, which codes for MKEYLTIGEVSKMKGVGIKSLRYYDRLGILKPAYINPDTGYRYYSIEQMLMLDMILLCLGLDIPLKQMQEYMDEEGHLDMKGLLKDGRKKAEEKAKRIQDTLFQIDGLERRIRGAEEIRNKGSDSYSKYIGERMVIALPWNHPSTDDKAYMSEVTKLYSLSQKLELTVFYQQGIIHHRKGGEAKSYIFLEIQQTDVKDPGIFSLPEGTYECSVSEDTRIDEKAETKNQPEDLLIVETDFYFGKQPKDRYFLELQIYKGKDGGK